In one window of Maribacter sp. BPC-D8 DNA:
- a CDS encoding prolipoprotein diacylglyceryl transferase family protein produces MINSLLIFSIPYEPVVFGVKLNMHLILEYLAFFLAFRYYVFLRKRSTDVISSNNRLSIIIGAIFGALFLSRLIAFFENPVAHIQEDWLYNLNNKTIMGGLFGGLLGVELAKKIIGEKHSSGDLFTLPIILGIIIGRIGCFLAGIKEFTYGKETTLFTGMDLGDGIHRHPIALYEVVFLTVLFIIIRRLQKSNLTFKNGALFKLFMVSYFSLRFCIEFLKPNSFYTLGLSSIQILCLICLVYYYKFILQGITYVRKKLYVL; encoded by the coding sequence ATGATTAATTCGCTCCTTATTTTCTCAATACCTTATGAGCCTGTTGTATTTGGTGTAAAATTAAACATGCATCTTATTCTTGAATACTTGGCGTTCTTTCTCGCATTCAGATATTATGTTTTTCTACGGAAAAGAAGTACTGATGTCATTTCATCTAACAACCGATTATCTATAATTATTGGTGCCATTTTTGGAGCTTTGTTTCTCTCTAGATTAATCGCATTTTTTGAGAACCCCGTGGCACATATTCAAGAAGATTGGCTATACAATCTGAATAACAAAACCATAATGGGCGGACTGTTTGGCGGACTTTTAGGTGTAGAGCTTGCCAAGAAGATTATTGGCGAAAAACATTCTTCTGGAGACCTGTTTACATTACCTATTATCTTAGGGATTATCATTGGCAGAATTGGCTGCTTTTTAGCGGGTATTAAAGAGTTTACCTATGGGAAAGAAACAACATTATTTACAGGTATGGACTTAGGTGATGGAATTCACAGGCATCCTATTGCGTTGTATGAAGTGGTGTTTTTAACGGTGCTTTTTATTATCATCCGTAGACTTCAAAAATCAAATCTTACTTTTAAGAACGGAGCTCTTTTTAAGCTCTTTATGGTCAGTTATTTCTCCCTTCGTTTCTGTATCGAATTTCTAAAACCCAACAGTTTTTATACCCTAGGTCTAAGCAGCATTCAAATATTATGTTTAATTTGTTTGGTTTACTACTATAAATTCATCCTACAGGGAATAACATATGTCCGAAAAAAACTATACGTATTATGA
- the rbfA gene encoding 30S ribosome-binding factor RbfA, whose protein sequence is METQRQRKIAGVIQKDIVDILQKAAIHGGLRNTLISVSKVAVTTDLSIAKIYLSIFPNDKAGELMEGIKSNQPLIKHELSQRTRNQLRRVPELLFYLDDSLDYIENIEKSLKREENPIENRDLLPKRKKS, encoded by the coding sequence ATGGAAACGCAAAGACAACGTAAAATAGCTGGGGTCATTCAAAAAGATATTGTAGACATTCTACAAAAAGCTGCCATTCATGGCGGACTTCGTAATACCCTAATATCTGTGTCTAAAGTTGCAGTAACCACAGATTTATCTATCGCTAAAATATACTTGAGCATTTTCCCTAATGACAAAGCGGGCGAATTAATGGAAGGTATTAAGTCTAACCAACCACTTATTAAACATGAGCTATCTCAACGTACGCGTAACCAATTACGTAGAGTGCCTGAGTTGCTTTTTTACCTTGATGATTCTTTAGATTACATTGAGAATATTGAAAAGTCATTAAAACGTGAAGAAAATCCAATAGAAAACAGAGATTTGTTACCTAAACGTAAAAAGTCCTGA
- the dusB gene encoding tRNA dihydrouridine synthase DusB, protein MPKIGDIQLPDFPLLLAPMEDVSDPPFRALCKEQGADVVYTEFISSEGLIRDAAKSVMKLDIYEKERPVGIQIFGANLESMLQSVEIVEKSKPDIIDINFGCPVKKVVSKGAGAGILKDIDLMVSLTKAMVEHSSLPITVKTRLGWDDDSIRIVEVAERLQDVGCAAISIHGRTRAQMYKGNADWNPIREVKNNPRMHIPVFGNGDVDSSEAALKMRDEYGLDGAMIGRASIGYPWIFREIKHFFETGTHLAPPTMEERVDAARRHLQMSIDWKGEILGVFETRRHYTNYFKGIPNFKEYRMKMVTSDDSASVFAAFDEVMQKFGDHEFTTV, encoded by the coding sequence GTGCCCAAAATAGGAGACATACAACTGCCTGATTTCCCGTTGCTTTTAGCACCGATGGAAGATGTGAGCGACCCACCATTTCGTGCCCTTTGTAAAGAGCAAGGTGCCGATGTCGTGTATACAGAATTTATTTCGTCGGAAGGATTAATTCGTGATGCCGCAAAGAGTGTCATGAAATTAGATATTTATGAAAAGGAACGCCCAGTAGGTATTCAGATATTTGGCGCAAATTTAGAGAGTATGCTGCAGTCGGTTGAGATTGTAGAGAAATCTAAACCAGATATTATAGATATTAATTTCGGTTGCCCTGTAAAGAAAGTAGTCTCTAAAGGAGCGGGAGCCGGTATATTAAAAGATATCGATTTAATGGTCTCTTTGACTAAGGCAATGGTCGAACATAGCAGCTTGCCTATTACCGTAAAAACAAGACTAGGTTGGGACGATGATTCTATAAGAATTGTTGAGGTTGCAGAGCGGTTACAAGATGTAGGTTGTGCGGCAATTTCAATTCATGGTAGAACCCGTGCTCAAATGTATAAGGGTAATGCTGATTGGAACCCAATTAGAGAGGTCAAGAACAACCCTAGAATGCATATACCTGTATTTGGTAATGGAGATGTAGATTCGTCAGAAGCAGCTTTAAAAATGCGTGATGAATACGGCTTGGACGGTGCAATGATCGGTCGTGCTAGTATTGGGTACCCTTGGATTTTTAGAGAAATAAAACACTTTTTTGAAACGGGAACACATTTAGCCCCACCAACGATGGAAGAACGTGTAGATGCCGCTCGTCGTCATTTGCAAATGTCTATAGATTGGAAAGGTGAAATATTAGGTGTTTTTGAAACCCGTAGACATTATACCAACTATTTTAAGGGAATTCCTAATTTTAAGGAGTATCGAATGAAAATGGTAACTAGTGATGATTCTGCATCGGTATTTGCAGCCTTTGATGAGGTGATGCAAAAGTTTGGAGATCACGAATTTACTACCGTTTAA
- a CDS encoding ABC transporter permease codes for MNFPLYIAKRYVRSKSTQNAVNIINFITFLVIVIGSAALFIVLSAFAGLKTFSLSFTESFDPDLKASPVTGKIFTLSPEQEQRLHSVDGLAFYSKELEEKVSLEHRGKNHIAYIKGVDSNYTKVTGVDSTLYIGDWTINDTQVVSGLGIANILGVTINQFRSPMQIYAFKPGKGSISQQSISSLYNQLPMVIGGVYAVEADLDNKYVFADLRLTQALLEKDSLSISGINFKMDEGVEPSALRSEIQSILGAGVQLKNRQQLNSTLYKMLNTENVATYLIFTLVLIIALFNVVGAIIMMILDKQQNSKTLYSLGTTIKELRRIYFVQGILVTGFGGFIGVLIGVLIVWSQLAFSWLKITPSLAYPVKFEFINIAIVLATIIVLGVIASKIASSRINKKLVDL; via the coding sequence TTGAATTTTCCTCTCTATATCGCTAAAAGGTATGTGCGTTCTAAAAGCACCCAGAACGCGGTCAACATTATTAATTTTATCACCTTTTTAGTTATAGTTATTGGCTCTGCAGCACTTTTTATTGTGCTTTCGGCTTTCGCCGGATTAAAAACCTTTAGCCTTTCTTTTACTGAATCTTTTGACCCAGATTTGAAAGCATCTCCCGTAACCGGAAAGATTTTTACACTTTCTCCTGAACAAGAACAACGTTTACATTCTGTAGACGGACTAGCATTTTACTCTAAAGAATTAGAAGAAAAAGTATCTCTTGAGCACCGAGGTAAAAACCATATTGCCTACATAAAAGGTGTTGATAGTAATTACACCAAAGTAACTGGCGTTGATAGCACACTCTATATTGGCGACTGGACTATTAATGATACTCAAGTTGTTTCTGGTTTAGGTATAGCCAATATTCTTGGTGTTACCATCAACCAATTTCGTAGCCCAATGCAGATCTATGCTTTTAAACCCGGTAAAGGCTCTATTTCGCAACAAAGTATTTCATCACTCTACAATCAACTACCTATGGTTATTGGCGGTGTGTATGCTGTAGAGGCTGATTTGGATAATAAATATGTGTTTGCCGATTTAAGATTGACTCAAGCTTTACTTGAAAAAGACTCTTTATCTATTTCTGGAATTAATTTTAAAATGGATGAAGGCGTTGAACCAAGTGCTTTACGTTCAGAGATTCAATCTATTCTTGGTGCTGGTGTACAATTAAAAAACAGACAACAACTGAATAGTACCCTTTATAAAATGTTGAATACCGAAAACGTTGCTACATACCTCATCTTTACCTTGGTACTTATCATCGCACTTTTTAATGTAGTCGGCGCTATTATTATGATGATATTAGATAAGCAGCAGAATTCAAAAACACTGTACAGCCTTGGTACAACGATAAAAGAATTACGTAGAATTTACTTTGTACAGGGTATTCTAGTTACAGGTTTTGGCGGATTTATTGGAGTCTTAATAGGTGTACTTATCGTTTGGTCTCAACTTGCTTTTAGCTGGTTGAAAATTACTCCGTCATTAGCTTACCCAGTAAAATTTGAATTCATCAATATTGCCATTGTTCTTGCTACTATTATTGTACTAGGTGTCATTGCATCTAAAATTGCAAGTAGCCGAATCAATAAAAAATTGGTTGACCTTTAA
- a CDS encoding DUF3500 domain-containing protein has protein sequence MKKYFILIVATIFPLWGFSQDVTIVNQFISSLTTQQKSKIVHEFKEVTRDDWHFLPWSLYERKGLPLKELTPDQKGLVHKLLQSSLSDTGYKQTTEIIGLEKVLAAISGNTVYRDPQKYYVSIYGDPANEDAWMWSFEGHHVSLHFTTVADKVSYSPRFFGSNPGRIMEGEHKGFSPLVNEEDLGLELINMLSDSQQKIAIFNEKAYNDIQSWNNSVAEKLPSEGILVSDLNANQKKQVMSIIYEYVSTIPTDQAKEKMDAIRNEELNDMRFAWAGATVLGKAHYYRIQAKSFMIEFDNSQDNANHIHSVWRDFDGDFGRDLLKEHYKKSKHHH, from the coding sequence ATGAAAAAGTATTTTATTCTAATTGTTGCAACAATTTTTCCTTTGTGGGGATTCTCGCAAGATGTTACAATTGTTAATCAATTTATCAGCTCATTGACTACGCAACAAAAGTCAAAAATCGTACATGAATTCAAAGAAGTTACGCGAGACGATTGGCACTTTCTGCCTTGGAGTTTATATGAGCGAAAAGGACTGCCGTTAAAAGAGCTAACCCCTGATCAAAAGGGATTGGTTCACAAACTGCTGCAATCCTCATTAAGTGATACAGGCTACAAGCAGACCACCGAAATAATTGGTTTAGAAAAAGTACTGGCTGCTATTTCTGGAAACACCGTCTATAGAGATCCCCAAAAATATTACGTTTCCATTTACGGTGATCCAGCAAATGAAGATGCTTGGATGTGGTCTTTTGAGGGACACCACGTTTCTTTGCATTTTACTACCGTTGCTGATAAAGTTTCATATTCACCAAGGTTCTTTGGCTCTAACCCTGGTAGAATTATGGAAGGGGAACATAAAGGGTTTAGTCCGCTAGTAAATGAAGAAGACTTAGGGTTAGAACTCATTAATATGCTAAGCGATAGCCAGCAAAAAATAGCCATTTTTAATGAAAAAGCATATAACGATATTCAAAGCTGGAATAATTCAGTAGCAGAAAAACTACCCTCTGAAGGTATATTGGTAAGCGATTTAAATGCCAATCAGAAAAAACAGGTAATGAGTATTATTTACGAATATGTTTCTACCATACCAACAGATCAAGCTAAGGAGAAAATGGATGCCATTAGAAATGAAGAATTAAATGATATGCGATTTGCATGGGCAGGGGCGACAGTTCTTGGTAAGGCTCATTATTACCGTATTCAAGCAAAATCATTTATGATTGAATTTGACAATAGCCAAGACAATGCCAATCACATTCATTCTGTCTGGCGCGATTTTGATGGTGATTTTGGTAGAGATTTATTAAAAGAACACTATAAAAAAAGTAAGCATCATCATTGA
- a CDS encoding radical SAM protein, with translation MSEKNYTYYDFTLSLCPECLRRVDAKIVFENEKVYMLKNCKEHGRSKVLIADDIEYYKNIRNYNKASEYPKIFNTETHYGCPYDCGLCPDHEQHSCLTVIELTDRCNLTCPTCYAGSSPTYGRHRTLEEIKKMLDVIVKNEGEPDVVQLSGGEPTIHPDFFEILDYAKSLPIRHLMLNTNGIKIAKDFEFAKRLATYAPDFEVYLQFDSLENKVLQTLRGGDLADVRLKALEHLNTLNLSTTLVVVLQKGLNDHEMGSTIDFALKQKCVRGVTFQPTQIAGRLENFEVDENRITLTEVRRKILEQSPIFESDDLIPVPCNPDALVMAYALKLGDEVNPLTRFINPDDLLNEGKNTIIYEQDEQLHGKMIELFSTGNSVEKASENLKSIMCCLPEIDAPELGYDNLFRIIIMQFIDAHNFDVRAIKKSCVHIVNKDYKIIPFETMNLFYRDDKIERLKELQNEMI, from the coding sequence ATGTCCGAAAAAAACTATACGTATTATGATTTTACTTTAAGTCTTTGCCCAGAATGTCTTAGAAGGGTAGATGCTAAAATCGTTTTTGAAAACGAAAAGGTGTACATGCTTAAAAATTGTAAAGAGCATGGTAGATCTAAGGTGCTTATTGCTGATGACATCGAGTATTATAAGAACATAAGAAATTATAATAAGGCTTCTGAATACCCGAAAATATTTAATACTGAAACTCATTATGGCTGCCCTTATGATTGCGGACTTTGCCCTGACCATGAGCAGCATTCTTGCCTTACGGTTATAGAACTGACCGATCGTTGCAACCTTACCTGCCCTACCTGTTATGCTGGTTCTTCGCCAACTTATGGTAGGCATAGAACGCTTGAAGAAATAAAGAAAATGCTCGACGTTATCGTAAAAAACGAGGGCGAACCAGATGTGGTGCAGCTTAGTGGTGGCGAGCCCACTATTCACCCCGATTTCTTTGAAATACTAGATTACGCCAAGTCCCTACCTATTCGGCATTTAATGTTAAATACCAACGGAATTAAAATTGCGAAGGATTTTGAATTTGCTAAACGATTGGCTACTTATGCTCCAGATTTTGAAGTGTATTTACAATTCGATTCGTTGGAGAATAAAGTGCTACAAACTTTGCGTGGTGGAGATTTAGCCGATGTTCGTTTAAAAGCTTTAGAGCATCTCAATACTTTAAACCTTTCTACCACACTAGTAGTTGTGCTACAAAAAGGATTGAACGACCACGAAATGGGAAGCACCATAGATTTTGCCTTGAAGCAAAAATGTGTTCGCGGAGTTACTTTTCAGCCCACCCAAATAGCAGGTCGTTTAGAGAATTTTGAAGTGGATGAAAACCGCATCACCTTAACAGAAGTACGTAGAAAGATATTAGAACAATCCCCAATTTTTGAGTCGGACGATTTAATACCCGTTCCTTGCAATCCTGATGCATTGGTAATGGCCTATGCTTTGAAATTAGGCGATGAAGTGAATCCGCTTACACGTTTTATAAATCCGGATGACTTATTAAACGAAGGAAAAAATACCATTATTTACGAGCAAGATGAACAGCTACATGGTAAAATGATTGAGCTTTTTAGCACAGGTAATTCTGTAGAGAAAGCTTCGGAAAACTTGAAGAGCATTATGTGCTGCCTACCAGAAATAGATGCGCCCGAGCTTGGGTATGATAACTTGTTTCGCATCATTATAATGCAGTTTATAGATGCCCATAACTTTGATGTACGTGCTATAAAAAAATCATGTGTGCACATCGTAAATAAAGACTATAAAATTATTCCGTTTGAAACTATGAACCTCTTTTATAGGGATGATAAGATTGAACGACTAAAGGAACTACAAAACGAAATGATATGA
- a CDS encoding M14 family metallopeptidase → MTTKNSWYKAALLTFVLAISCISVTVAQTVPSPEDVFGFKVGADYKLADYSQIEDYLSKLDASSERVKKVEIGTTVLGRKMYILFISSEENLKDLDKWKDISTKLARVQVSDDEAMKLSEEGKAVVWIDGGMHSTELAHGQMTSELAYTLTTSETTEMKKIRENVITILMPVMNPDGLDIVVDWYKKNLGTAYETSRPPILYHYYMGHDNNRDWFMNTMPETYNVTKILYNEWYPQIVYNHHQSSPSWTKISLPPYADPVNPRIHPAITAGVSELGSAMTKRFSLENMPGAIADNFYTMFWNGGGRTVPYYHNMIGILTEVGHTSPTPRFYDPEKLPKTVAGGTPTDGTDIMYPDPWKGGESHFRDAVDYMLTATWATLDLAADRKSNYLYNIYKMGASAIADSKEEGPFAYVIGKDQWDAFESVNLVNVLLKGGIEIEKTTKSFEVNGKKYEKGAYVIYTAQAFRPYLMDLLEKQNYPTRFQYPGGPPDTPYDLAGWTLPMQMGITVDKIAEPFEVATEKVSDEASYYEGDVKGNASFGYLLSANSNASVIVANKVLKAGGTAYKTKASFKSGKTTYPAGAYIVSGGSASVEDLAAEYGLEVIGLSAEPKVELTKVHAPKVGLYKSWVPNMDEGWTRFIMDEYSFETDTLHDKDIQTKDLSQYDVLILPSQRPKSILHGNSPLKMPEKFTGGIGLEGSVALSNYVKNGGTLIAFDEASNYVIEQFGLPLKDATAGTESTEFFIPGSLIKAGIDTTHPLAFGMQDTVAVSFNKSRAFVIDKQTKKGEGGTEDIKDAPAPEVEVIANYAEKDLLMSGWAMGEKKYIAKKPAMVKAKYGKGAVVLFAFRPQFRAQPRGTYKLIFNSIFEGAAE, encoded by the coding sequence ATGACTACAAAAAACTCTTGGTACAAGGCGGCATTGCTGACCTTTGTACTTGCCATTTCGTGCATATCTGTGACGGTGGCGCAAACTGTACCTTCTCCAGAAGATGTTTTTGGCTTTAAGGTAGGTGCCGACTACAAACTGGCAGACTACAGCCAAATAGAAGACTACCTTTCTAAACTAGACGCTTCTTCTGAACGCGTTAAAAAAGTGGAAATTGGGACTACTGTATTGGGTAGAAAAATGTACATCTTGTTTATTTCTAGCGAAGAGAACCTTAAAGATTTAGACAAGTGGAAAGACATTAGTACTAAACTAGCTCGTGTTCAGGTTTCAGATGATGAGGCTATGAAACTATCTGAAGAAGGTAAAGCTGTAGTTTGGATCGATGGCGGTATGCACTCTACCGAATTGGCGCATGGGCAAATGACATCTGAACTGGCGTATACTTTGACCACATCAGAAACTACAGAAATGAAAAAAATCAGGGAGAATGTCATTACGATATTGATGCCTGTAATGAATCCAGATGGGTTAGATATTGTTGTTGATTGGTACAAAAAGAACTTAGGTACCGCTTATGAAACATCGCGACCTCCAATTTTGTATCACTATTACATGGGTCATGATAACAATAGAGACTGGTTCATGAATACCATGCCAGAGACCTATAATGTTACCAAGATATTGTACAATGAGTGGTATCCGCAGATAGTGTATAACCATCACCAATCTTCTCCATCTTGGACAAAAATATCATTGCCACCATATGCAGATCCAGTAAACCCAAGAATTCACCCAGCGATTACTGCAGGTGTAAGTGAGTTAGGTTCTGCAATGACCAAAAGGTTTTCATTAGAGAATATGCCAGGTGCAATTGCCGATAATTTCTATACCATGTTCTGGAACGGTGGTGGGCGAACTGTGCCTTACTACCATAACATGATCGGAATTTTAACTGAAGTTGGTCATACAAGTCCGACTCCAAGATTCTATGATCCAGAGAAATTACCAAAAACCGTTGCTGGCGGTACACCAACCGATGGTACAGATATTATGTACCCAGATCCATGGAAAGGTGGCGAGTCTCATTTTCGCGATGCGGTAGATTATATGTTGACTGCGACGTGGGCAACCTTAGATTTGGCGGCTGACCGTAAGAGCAACTACCTATATAATATCTATAAAATGGGTGCGTCGGCAATTGCAGATTCCAAAGAAGAAGGACCGTTTGCATATGTAATCGGTAAGGATCAATGGGATGCTTTTGAATCTGTGAACTTGGTAAATGTGTTACTTAAAGGTGGAATCGAAATTGAGAAAACAACCAAAAGTTTTGAGGTCAACGGAAAGAAATATGAAAAAGGTGCTTATGTAATTTATACGGCACAAGCGTTTAGACCATATTTGATGGATTTGTTAGAGAAGCAAAATTACCCAACACGTTTTCAATACCCAGGCGGCCCTCCAGATACTCCGTATGACTTAGCAGGTTGGACATTGCCAATGCAAATGGGAATTACGGTTGATAAAATTGCAGAGCCTTTTGAAGTGGCTACAGAGAAAGTATCAGATGAAGCATCGTATTATGAAGGTGATGTAAAAGGAAATGCTTCTTTCGGATATTTGCTTAGTGCCAACAGTAATGCATCGGTAATTGTAGCTAACAAAGTATTAAAAGCAGGCGGTACGGCGTATAAAACAAAGGCATCCTTCAAATCAGGAAAAACAACATATCCGGCAGGTGCCTATATCGTCTCTGGCGGTAGTGCTTCTGTAGAAGATTTGGCTGCTGAATATGGTTTAGAAGTAATAGGATTATCCGCAGAACCAAAAGTAGAACTAACGAAAGTACATGCACCCAAAGTAGGGTTGTATAAGTCTTGGGTGCCAAATATGGATGAAGGATGGACTCGTTTTATAATGGATGAATATTCGTTCGAGACCGATACCCTTCATGATAAAGACATTCAAACAAAAGATTTATCTCAGTATGATGTTTTGATACTACCGTCGCAACGACCAAAATCAATTTTACATGGTAATTCTCCATTAAAAATGCCAGAGAAATTTACTGGTGGTATTGGTTTAGAAGGGTCGGTAGCACTAAGCAATTATGTAAAAAATGGCGGAACATTAATAGCATTCGACGAAGCAAGTAACTATGTAATAGAGCAATTTGGTTTACCATTAAAAGATGCTACAGCAGGTACAGAAAGTACAGAGTTCTTTATACCTGGTTCATTGATTAAAGCAGGAATAGATACAACACATCCATTAGCATTTGGTATGCAAGACACGGTGGCAGTTTCGTTTAATAAGAGCCGTGCTTTTGTAATTGATAAGCAAACTAAAAAAGGAGAAGGCGGTACAGAAGATATTAAAGATGCTCCGGCACCAGAAGTTGAGGTTATTGCTAACTATGCAGAAAAAGATTTGTTGATGAGCGGCTGGGCAATGGGCGAGAAAAAGTATATCGCTAAAAAGCCAGCAATGGTAAAAGCGAAATATGGAAAAGGCGCTGTAGTGTTATTTGCATTTAGACCACAGTTTAGAGCACAACCAAGAGGAACGTACAAGCTTATTTTTAATTCTATTTTTGAAGGAGCTGCAGAGTAA
- the mce gene encoding methylmalonyl-CoA epimerase, with protein sequence MKKIEHLGIAVKNMEDSNALFEKLLGIAPYKQEEVASEGVMTSFFKNGPNKIELLAATEPNGPIAKFLEKKGEGIHHVAFEVEDIVAEMERLKKEGFTLLNEKPKKGADNKLVAFVHPKTANGVLVELCQEIRD encoded by the coding sequence ATGAAAAAGATTGAACATTTAGGTATAGCGGTAAAGAACATGGAAGATTCTAATGCGCTTTTCGAGAAATTATTGGGCATAGCACCCTATAAACAAGAAGAAGTAGCGTCAGAAGGCGTAATGACATCTTTCTTTAAAAACGGACCTAATAAAATAGAGCTTTTGGCCGCCACAGAACCAAACGGACCTATTGCCAAATTCTTAGAAAAAAAGGGAGAAGGCATACATCATGTGGCTTTTGAAGTAGAAGATATCGTTGCAGAAATGGAACGGTTAAAAAAGGAGGGGTTCACGTTATTGAATGAAAAACCTAAAAAAGGGGCTGATAATAAGCTAGTAGCCTTCGTTCACCCAAAGACCGCGAATGGGGTGTTGGTAGAGTTGTGTCAAGAAATTAGAGACTAA
- a CDS encoding sterol desaturase family protein, giving the protein MEVLDTIYNEVIGFLGISQAWEILQTGDYSKFRTFDGVVSLIYPIIPLLLILELILGFVYKKPDTKVYKVNFLIYVFNRFIGRFIAIAMVTIIIGLFQQYAPFQTSMTWYWFIYGYIIWEFAHFLYHYWGHKVRLFWCLHSTHHAPENMNLSVTHAHFFLEAPYADTIRTTVCILLGIQPELLFLIMFIDGTYGAFIHVGENVIKDARLGPLNKIILTPSHHRVHHAKNPLYMDTNFCNLLNIWDHVFGTYQEEKKEMKIEYGITREIDSGSFMDVYFGEFVGLFKDVAKAPGIKNKFLYIFMPPGWSHTGDHKTSKVTRAEFFQNNPTYARLIKVERPNSINNNPVK; this is encoded by the coding sequence ATGGAGGTTTTAGATACAATTTACAATGAAGTAATAGGATTCTTAGGGATATCTCAAGCTTGGGAAATTCTACAGACAGGAGATTATAGTAAGTTCAGAACATTCGACGGTGTGGTTTCCCTTATTTACCCAATTATACCGTTGTTGTTAATCTTAGAATTGATATTAGGTTTCGTCTATAAAAAGCCAGACACCAAGGTTTATAAAGTCAATTTTCTTATTTATGTGTTCAATAGGTTTATTGGTCGTTTTATTGCCATAGCCATGGTTACTATAATTATTGGTTTATTTCAGCAGTATGCTCCTTTTCAAACTAGCATGACTTGGTATTGGTTTATATATGGTTATATCATTTGGGAATTCGCCCATTTTCTATATCATTATTGGGGACATAAAGTGCGATTATTTTGGTGTCTTCATTCAACGCATCATGCGCCTGAAAACATGAATCTTTCGGTAACACATGCACACTTTTTTTTAGAAGCTCCATATGCAGATACTATACGTACTACTGTTTGTATATTACTAGGGATTCAGCCAGAGCTTTTATTTTTGATAATGTTTATTGATGGCACTTACGGAGCATTTATTCATGTGGGTGAGAATGTAATTAAAGATGCACGTTTAGGACCATTGAATAAAATTATCTTGACACCATCACATCATCGTGTTCATCATGCTAAAAATCCACTTTATATGGATACTAATTTCTGTAATTTGTTAAATATATGGGATCATGTATTTGGTACGTATCAAGAGGAGAAAAAAGAAATGAAAATAGAGTATGGTATAACTAGAGAAATAGACTCTGGTAGTTTTATGGACGTCTATTTCGGAGAATTCGTAGGTCTTTTCAAAGATGTAGCTAAGGCGCCAGGGATAAAGAATAAATTCTTATATATTTTTATGCCTCCAGGTTGGAGCCATACAGGAGATCATAAAACATCTAAAGTTACAAGGGCGGAGTTTTTTCAAAATAACCCCACCTATGCTCGCCTTATTAAAGTAGAACGACCAAATTCAATAAATAATAACCCAGTAAAGTAA